CCTCCTGTGACCGCTCGTGTTTCGGTGTCACTCGTCGCGGCGCTGACGCTCGCCGCGTGCCAGTCATCCGTGCAGACGCGCGCCGCGCCGATCAACACGCGCGCGTCGTTCCGCGGCTTTGCCGATTCACTCGTGTTGCAGCCGTCGTTTTCCAATGCGCACTGGGGCGTCCTGATTGTGGACCCGCTCACGGGCGACACGCTCTATTCGCGCAACGCGGGCAAGCTCTTTATGCCGGCGTCGAATCAAAAGATTCTTACCGGTGCCACGGCCCTCGCGCAGTTGGGGCCCCACTTTCGGTTTGTCACGCAGTTTGCTGGCACGGGGCCAGTGCGCGACGGCACGCTCGACGGGGACCTCGTCGTCATCGGGCGCGGAGATCCCACATTCAGTGACGCGATGCGCGGCGACTGGCGTTCGGCGTTCCGTGCGATGGCCGACTCGCTCTCCGCCCATGGTGTGCGGCGCATTAGCGGCGCCATTCGGCGCGGCGACGACGCCTTTCCCGACGACATATTCGGCTTCGGCTGGCAAATGGCCGACGCTACGGAGTCGTACGGCGCCGGTGTGGACGAGTTGTTCGTGAATGAAGGCTTCGAACGGCACGTCACGCGACGCGCAAACGGCGACTCAACCGTCACCGAAGTGGTGATCAAAGACCCTTCGCTGTTCTTCCTCACCGCGCTCCGGGACGCGCTCGCCGAACGTGGCATCAGCACGGGTGCCGTTGATGCGGCCGTCCCCGTGCCGGCGGCGGGCTTACAGACCGTCTTTGCCTTGCAGTCCGA
The genomic region above belongs to Gemmatimonadota bacterium and contains:
- the dacB gene encoding D-alanyl-D-alanine carboxypeptidase/D-alanyl-D-alanine-endopeptidase yields the protein MTARVSVSLVAALTLAACQSSVQTRAAPINTRASFRGFADSLVLQPSFSNAHWGVLIVDPLTGDTLYSRNAGKLFMPASNQKILTGATALAQLGPHFRFVTQFAGTGPVRDGTLDGDLVVIGRGDPTFSDAMRGDWRSAFRAMADSLSAHGVRRISGAIRRGDDAFPDDIFGFGWQMADATESYGAGVDELFVNEGFERHVTRRANGDSTVTEVVIKDPSLFFLTALRDALAERGISTGAVDAAVPVPAAGLQTVFALQSDTLGAVLARMLKPSQNQIAEILFKTVALEKTGVGTADSARRVLERQMAAWGIGSTGYAIRDGSGLSRHDYVTPETIVRVLDVMRQHRDFAVFYNGLPIAGVDGTIESRMRGTAAERNVHAKTGTVDKARSLSGYVTTADGRVLLFSLLCNNFSVSNRDVERVQDALLVRLATLPYPRTNR